CTGCAATATCTTTATTTTTCTTTTCGATTAATTGCTCAGTATCTGCAACTTTTTTCGTTGTTTCATCAAGTTTTGCAGCATTCTCTTGAACAGACTTATCTAAACCTTGAATTGTTTTGTTTAAGTCATTCATTTGTTTTTGTAATTCATCACGCTCTTGTTGTTGTTTATGTAAAGTGTCATTTTGTGTATTAATTTGTGATTTCACGTCAGAAATTTTATCTTCTGCAAATGCATTTGGTGTTAGCCCTGAAAACATTAACCCTGCAACTAATGCGCAAGATGCCATTTTTAGCTTTTTCATTTTATTTTTTACACCGCTTTCTTTTTTCTTTTTTCCGTATATAACCTATAAAATTTATACCATAATTCGGGATTTTTTTTGCTAATGTTACGCTTTTGTAAAACAAATGTAATATTATATGTAACTCTATCGCAAAATATGCATATTTTTGTATGTATGTGTAGAGTTTTAAAAGGTTTTTATAAGCAAAGAAAAAACGCAAGGTTTCCCTTACGTTTTATTAAATATACTAATACGGATGAAATCAAAACGTTATTTCATCCATTTCTCAGCCCAATTTTGGACTTCATCCATAACACTTTCTAACGCTTTTCCCTTGTCCGTTAAGCCGTACTCGATTCGAACTGGTACTTCTGGATAAACATTACGAACTACAATGCCTTCGCTTTCCAATTCCTTTAAACGCTCTGATAACATACGATCGCTCATATTCGGTATAATATCTGCGATTTCCCTAAAACGTTTTGACTCTTCCAGCAAAGATTTAATAATTAAGCCAGTCCACTTCTTACTAAGCAAAGTAAAAGCTGACTCAAACTTTGGACATAAACAAGAATTATGCTCCACATGTTTCACCTCTCTTCTATTATAATATAGTTTCTTGTAAAAAGTAAGTTATAAAACTTTCCTCATTATTTTATTTTACGTACATTTTACCATTTCCAAATATTAACTTGTCAACTGAACGTAAAATATCCGTAAAAAAACCCTCTTCCGAAAGAGAGCTTTTTATATCTTTATTACTTCGTATACCATCCAAGACCTAGTGCACCTTCACCTAAATGCGTTCCAATTACAGCACCGAAATAACCGG
This genomic window from Bacillus anthracis str. Vollum contains:
- a CDS encoding winged helix-turn-helix transcriptional regulator produces the protein MEHNSCLCPKFESAFTLLSKKWTGLIIKSLLEESKRFREIADIIPNMSDRMLSERLKELESEGIVVRNVYPEVPVRIEYGLTDKGKALESVMDEVQNWAEKWMK